TTTGTTAACTAAATTTTGTCTTAAGGGAAGGATAAAATGAAAAAAAGAATGATACTGTTGGCATTTGCCCTCACATGGTTTGCAATATTGCTAAATGGCAGCATATTAAGGGCTGCTGACTCCGAAACATGCGAGCCAAAGTCCGGTTTTTTGATTCTCAATGACCAGAGTTACGCTCTCTGTGCCACAGCGACTTGTTTCGGCTTTAATCAGCTCGCTTATTGCAAATGTAATCTCCTGAACGGCAATAGCATTAGCCTCCCTTTTGAATACGGCGATAATCAAAATATCTGTACTTTGAATGAGCAGGGCAAGACTAATGGCTTTAGGGCAAGTACTTTTAGTTTTCCCGAGGGCGCGGAGTACCCGGATGGCAAGCTGGCTCTTTACACCTGCCCCGGAGAGGTCAATAAAGGTGAAGGCGGATTTGCCGCACGTGGCTCGTACGCGCAATGTGATGGAGGTCTTTGCTTTACGAGTACTGAGGGCAACATGTTTCCGGGCTTTGCTGACGCGTTGCTCCAGAATGAAATTATTTGCTCCTGCCCGTTTGCGACCAGTTGCGAAATTTTATCAGAAAATCCGGCAGGTTATCAAATTTCCGGTCCATACGAGGGAGAATGCAATCCGGACGCCTGTGAAAGGTGTAATGCGGCTACTTTAACCGAAGACGAATGTAAACTTCCCAACCCTGTATCCCAAATAGGTGTTCAAGAAAATATACCTGTCGGAGCTCAAACCGGAGTCCCCGAAGCTTTAGCGTGTTTACTGCTGGATGGCAATGTTCCAGATGCGAATAGTTGTCTCTGTCAATGTGCCTCGGTTGACAGTGATGGGATTTGTACGGAATGGACTGTAGAGGACAAATCCCCATTGGAAGTTTCCTGCACGATGACCGGGAATGGCGATAGTTGTTCAATTGCTCCAATGGGCGCTTCACCGCCAATTCCACTTTATTTGTTTATTCCTCTATTCATTCTGATAAGGAAATTTTGGAGGGCGTAGCAACTATTTTCCAAACGGTATTTCTGACTGGCGTGGACATCATATCCAATCTTATAAGGGTCCATAGTATAAGTTAGATTTTGGAAAGTGAATCCTATAGAGTAGGTAATCAGAATCTCTACCGGGATTAACCTATTATAATTTCCAACTTAAATCGAGCTTGACGAAAGAGGGAGCAGTACAAAATAAACAATCTCGTATCGAATCAGCTGTTTTTTATATTTTCTATGGCTTCATCCGTGGTCCAAACGGTATTCGCCAGAAAACGAAAATTGATAAGAGCTGTTTGATATCCGTCTCCTTCCGGTACTTTAGCGGCGGCTGTGGCGTCTTTGACAACTGCGACTTCAAACCCTTGCTCCAGCAGTTCCCTCATATGAGATTCTACACACAGGTTAGCCGACATTCCCCCGAGAATTACTTTGTCAATACCGCGCTTTCTGAGCTGCAATACCAGGTCGTTGGATTCTGGTCCGTACACTTTGTGCGGGCTGACAACAACAGTTTTCCTGTCATTTATATATGGCTTGTACCGTTCAAGCCAGTCGGCGCCCGAACCTTCAAAATCATCTAAGTTGAGTGGGTCCTTCCGGTCAAACATATTAATTTCGTGCATTAATTTCTCTAAAGCACCTTCAAATTTCCAGCCGTGATCCGTCGGGTAATAATAATGAGGCGATATAAAGACGGGTAAATCACTGTCTTTGGCGGTTTTTAACAGCGACTCGATATTGTTAACAGTGTTATTCTCTTTTACGCTCTCTCCTACAACCTCCCATGTGGCGCCTTTGGGGCTCAAGAAATCATTTTGGGGATCAGTTAAGACCAAAGCGGTACGCTCTTTGTCGATGTCCATGCCCGGATTTGGTAATGCCATATCGATTCACCTCCTAACAGAATAATATAAGTAATTACGAACGGGATATAATAGGTGAGATGTTATAATGGAGAATTGGATTCAGTACGGTTGGTGTTAGCAAGCCTGAAAATGTACGCGACCCGGAATAATTCTCCCACTAATTTCCACCGTAACATAGGTACTCTCTTAAGGTTCGCAATTGACTAACTAAACGATGCTTCTATCTAAAGATCTGTACTGAATAGCCTCTGAAATATGGTGCGAAAGGACGGTTTCGGACTCGTCTAGGTCGGCTATGGTGCGGGCGACCTTCAATATTCTGTCATAGGCCCTTGCGCTGAGTCCCAGTTTATCAATCGCCGTCTCAAGCAGCCTGACCCCTTTTTCATCGGGGCGGGACGCCTTTCTGACCATAGAAGGGGACATCTGTGAATTCGAATGAATCTTCGATCTCTTGAATCTGGCTTTCTGTATTTCCCTCGCACTGTTGACGCGGCTCTTTATGGGTGAGGAGCTTTCCCCCCCGGCCTCATCGGCCAGTTCCTTGTATCTCACGGGCGGGACCTCGATGTGTATGTCTATCCTGTCGAGTAGAGGGCCCGACACCCTCGCCCTGTATTTCTGAATCTGCATGGGGGAGCATGTGCATTCCTTCTGCGGGTCGCCGTGATAGCCGCAGGGGCAGGGGTTCATCGCTGCCACCAACATGAAGTTCGCCGGATAGGTGATCGAGGTCGTGGCCCTCGAAATAGTCACCATGCCATCCTCAAGGGGCTGCCGCATCACCTCAAGCACGTTCTTGCGGAATTCGGGAAGCTCGTCGAGAAACAATACGCCGTTATGAGCGAGGCTTACCTCGCCCGGCTTGGGTATGGCGCCGCCCCCGATAAGCCCCGCGTCGCTTATGGTATGGTGAGGGGAGCGGAATGGCCTTGTCGCAAAGAGGGATGAGTGGTCGGGAAGGAGACCGGTTACGGAATAGATTTTAGTCGTCTCGAGCGCCTCATCGAAGCTCATATCGGGAAGAATTGAGGGGAGCCTTCTCACAAGCATTGCTTTTCCAGTTCCCTGACAGCCGGTTATTAAGTGTGATTGGATCATTTTTAACCTGCCGATATTATTATAAATTTATGGATTATTCTGTTTGAGTTGAGCTATTTTTGAGCTAGATTCTGTGTCTTACACTCTGCAACTATTATCTTTAGCGATACCGAAATGAATATTAAAATATGTATTGAATCTGTGGCAACCTGAGCTATAATTTGATTCGTAATTTAGATGAAATAATGAAAAAAATAGACTAACTTGTTGAAACATTGCGAATTTATACAGCCTGTATTTTGCCCATTCACAATAAATTCTGATAACTTTATCAATTCGACAAGCATCGGAAAATACCGCAGCACATCAATTCTTAGTATCTACCGTATTTATGACATAAAGTCCCAACTTCGTTAGAAAGGAGATCAGTACATTTACCTGAGTAGCAGGATGAATGGATACTAATATGACATTAAAGCAACAAATCTCAGGCCGTGTGGTGCATAGAAGCGATAAAGATTATGAGAGCATAAGAAGTGCTATGGTATGGAATGGTTTAAAGCCCGACCGGAAGCCTAAATTAATCGTACAGGCTGCCTCAGAGCAGGATGTGATCGAGAGTGTAAACTATGCTCGAGAGAATAAGATGAAGATCGCTGTCCGCGGCGGCGGTCACAGTTGGTGCGGGTCTTCTCTTCGCGATGGCGGTATTTTACTCGACTTGTCTCAACTTAAAGCGATAGAAGTCGATCCCGAAAAAAGAGTGGCTACCGTCCAACCGGTCGTAACGAATCGTGAGTTTGCACGGAAGCTGGCTGCATACGATTTGGCTTTTCCATTTGGTCATTGCCCAAGCGTCCCAATCAGCGGTTACATCCTAAGTGGTGGTTTAGGATGGAATAGCGGCTTCTGGGGAGTTGCCTGCTTCAGTCTCTTTGCTTTAGATGTTGTCACCGCTGACGGCAAGTTGGTCACAGCCACAGAGGATGAGAATTCGGACCTACTCTGGGCAGCCAGAGGCTCCGGGCCGGGGTTCTTTGGTGTGGCAACTAAATATTATTTACGAGTCTATACGCTGCCTAAAGCAATTATAACCAGCACGCTGATGTTTCCGCTAGATAGCTTTCCTGAGATAATAAAGTGGGCGGAGAACATAGCCGGTATACTGCCTCCTTATGTAGAGCTAACCTTGCTATTCACTAGCCCGCCACCTCCAATAGCCGATCGATGCGAGAGAGTAATTACGATTGTGGCGACCGCGTTTGCAGATACAACAGAGATTGCATCTGAAGCATTAGCGGTTTTGGCAAACTGTCCAATCGAAAATATATTGATTAAGGACCTGAACGCGAACACGCCTTTTGATGTCTTATTTGATCAGATGGAAAGTCTCTGGCCGAAAGGCAAACGTTATGCTGTTGATAATATTTGGACGAACGCTAAAACCCTTACAGTGCTATCAACTCTACGAGACCAGGTTGTTAAGGCCCCATCCCCCAAGTCCTTTGCATTCTCACTTATTCTTACGGCTTCTCGAAACTCGCCACCTATGCCTGACGCTGCATTTTCGATGATTGCCCCGATTTTTATTCATTGCAGTGCTATTTGGGACGATACCGACAAGGATGAATCCAACATAGATTGGCTTCGCTCGACTATGCGGGCTTTTGAACCTATGGGGGTCGGACATTATATCGGCGAAGCGGATCTGACTGCACACACTTCGCGCTCATCCAGATCATTCAAACAAAGAAACTGGGAACGCATAGAGGAATTACGTAAGAAATACGACCCGAGCGGGGTTTTCCACACTTACTTGTAATCCATTCGAATGAGAATATGAGCATAATGAATTGGTTAAACACAGAAGAAATACTCAGTTGAGTGAACACAACAATAAAAGTTGTTAAGGAGGTAAAGAAATGACTATGAAAATAAAGGAAGAAAATATAAAAACGCCCGAAATAAAAGTTAATTACCCGGAGCAGCCGTTAAAAATCGACCAAGGCGATGAGTTGCAGCTGGTTCCAGCTACGGAGGAATTTGTAGAGGAACTAGGAAGAATATGCTTTGAAGCTTTCAAAAGTATCCACGATAAGCACTCATTCCAGAGAGATTTTCCCGGCCCTGAGGTTGCTGTAGACGTAATTAGAATGTTTGTTGAACGCGACGATTTTTACGGTGTAGTAGCATTGATAAACGGTAAACCGGCCGGATCTAATTTTCTTTCGCTAAGCGACCCTACAGCCGGAGTGGGTCCCATTACGGTTGACCCTGAGTGTCATTCAAAGGGAATAGGCAGAGCGTTGATGAAAGATGTGCTTATTTACGCGGAGAAAAACCACATAGGGCAGATAAGATTACTCCAGGATTCGTTTAATGTGTCATCATTATCTCTCTATGCCTCCCTGGGTTTCGATGTAAAGGAGGCCGTAGCTCTAATGCAAGCCGTACCAACCGGTCATACTTCAAAAAGAGTACGTCCTGCCGTTGAGGATTATATTAATGATATGGATGAGTTATGTCGAAAGAATTACAAGATCAGCCGCCGTAATGAAATAGCCGCTGCTATTAAGTTCGGATTCTCACCGCTTATAATTGAACGAGATGATAGAATTACGGGATACCTGATCCCAGGATTTCTCGGGCACGGTGTTGCTGAAACTGAAGAGGATGCTTTGGAGCTTATAAGTGAAGCAGCTCGACTTCTTCCTCCTGAATACGCAAAATTTTTCTGTCCGCTCAGAGAACACAATCTATACCGCAAGTTACTTAAGAGTCGGCATCGGGCAATAAAAGTAATGAACCTCATGTCGTTCGGAACTTACGATGCTCCTGATGAAGTGTGGATGCCTTCAGTGCTATTGTAAAATAAAATTCCGTACTAATCGTGGATCTGTTTGAAGGATAGTATTAAAGTTCATTACGAATTGCCATAAAGAGCGCGATGGCGCCGACTAAAAGGAGAGCCGCGGCCCAAATCAAATCGAAGTTGATCCATTTCTGCCTTAGAACGGCGAGGGACAGCTTCTTGTAGACGATCCAGGCTACAGCGCCCATTACCGCGAACATGGCTATCGTGTGCAAACCCACTGCCAGTAATAATCCGGTTCCGGGGTGGGCGTCCACACCGGGCGCGCAGTATTCCTCGGCTATACCTAGCAATGACGGCGCGACCATCAACCCGGCCCCGTGCGCAGTTGCCATAAGGAACGACCATACAAAGAGGTCGCGAATACCCACCTTCATGCCCACCCACCTGGGGTGGCGGTAGTAGTTGAATAACTTATATATACCGAAGGTCAGCAGAACAACAGCCGTAAGAATTTGCAACGCGGTCGAGGAAACGAAACGAATCCCCGCGAGTACAATCAGAGCTACCAAAACCACTGAAGCGGCATGCCCCGCCGCGATCGGAAATAGGGAAATCCATACAACTCTGCCGTTCTGTTGCTGAAGGCCCAATGAAAGGGCGAATAACCATCCCATTGCCGGGTTGAGACCATGATAAGCGCCGAAACCGATCATCACCAGAAAGTTGCCGAGTGAATCAGGAAGGATAGCAGAATGAATCTGTGGAAGCATCGCCTCCCTCAAGTCGAATTTGATGCGAGCGAGTCTCTCCGAAGTCGATGAAGAAATCTTTGTCTAAAGATATACCGCCGTTGGGATCCGTATTGAGTTTGACCATCCATCCGCCGAGCTTGTCCGGATAAAATTGGTCGTCAATCGTGCTATAGAGCGAGTTTGTAAAATAGACCCGGCGCCCGTCCCTGCTGATTTCGACCATCTGGGGGCCGCCCAGTAAGGGCCCATTGCTCTTGGGGTGTTCCGTACGGCGGACAATACCTCCGACTTGAACCTTGCCGGTTAGCTTCGGGTTAAAGTGATCGGTGACGTCGTACTGATGCATTTCGCCGGTACCCCAGCAGGACACATACAAAAATTTGTCGTCCAGAGAAAGGTCTATGTCGGTTACCAGAGGGGGCACGGCCTTGAAATCTTTTAGCGCCGGGGGCAAGTCCTCCGGGTCAGCAGCCTCTGCCGGAATTTCAATAACTTTTTTAGCAGCCCATTTATCCCCGTCCTTGTACCAGACCCAGATTGAGCTCGAGAGGTCTTTAAGGCTGAGCACCACTCCGACGAAACCATGGGTTTTAGTGGGATCGTGCGCGGGTCGTAGCTCGAACACAAGCTGGTGTTCTTTACCGAGGTCTATCGTCTGTATTTTCTTACGTTTGCGCAAGTCCCAGAAATGCAGGTTGCGGCCGTACTTACTGTTGATGATATCTTCGGGCACCAGGCCGTTCTCGAACTGCGACGGTTTTCCCCACTCGCTGGTAATCATGGTGTCCTGACTTATGTGCCACCAGAAATCGTATGCGAGATCCTGCGAGCCACGATCGATTTCCCAAGGGCCCAGCACATTAAAGTTAAAATGATCGAGCATGAAGATACCGCCCGGGCCTTCATTGCCGTTAGCGGATGTAAGGGCATTTACATAGATAGCATCGGGACCACAGTGGACTGTATGCAATCGACTATAGCCGGACCTTGCGAAAACTTCCTCTGGCTCAATAATTTTTGAGATTTGAGGACGAATCGGATCCGGCTTAGTGTCGATTATGTATATACGTGAACTTCGAAGTCCCGGCGCGATTAAATACCTACGTTCCAAATGAGGGTGAGGAGCGTAAGGGCAAAGCGCCGAACTGCATGCGTTCCAGCCGAAATGATGGAGCTCATCACCTGCGTATGGCATCTCAAGAGTGTTTATAATCTGGCTATACGTGGAGGAATCTGGATTAAGATCCACTGTACAAAGTACATCCGGTTTATCATTTCGTCCATAGTTGAGAGCAACCACATAGCCGTGATGCTCTGGCGGGGCTTGCATCGCCATTTTGGGCGAAGGATAAAAGGAAGGATCGGGTTTCCACGTCATTGTATTTTACCTCCTTACTGGAATTTACTTATTTTTGAGTACATATAATTTTTCAATGTGAAGGAATGAATACAGAAAGGCGGTAGTTCTATAGAATAAAAATCGAACCGGGAAGAAAGCTGAATTTAGAAATTTATGACTGGTTACCCCATTACTGTTCCAACCCATTGTACTTGATAATGACTACGTCTAATCACAAAGGTAATAACGGACCGAATATCCGCAACACCGGCAGGTAGCCATACTTAATTTCTTACCTATTTTAATAATCCCCCCCGCGTTCACATTCTCTCAAAAAAATAACTCTATGTCAACAAGAACTCCCTTTTCGACGAGCCATTTCCCTATTGCCGGGAGCGCGAATTCAGGGCGGTTTCTAATAAACTTGCAGTATGAGTAACTGTGGCAGCTTCCGTTTTACCCGATTGAGCTTATATGATTTTTGACATAACTTTTGCTTCCCAGCCGGTTGCGAGTGCTGAGAGCGCTTTAGCGGGCTTCCGGTCAGCGATTATAAGAGCGAAAAAAATAAGCGGTATAGAAACAGAATTCGTTTATAGTTTCATATATTTTAGGGAGCATCAATTCAACATAGTGAATAGAACATAGTCGGTTTACATCTAAAGGAAAGTGAGCTCGGATTAACAGGAACAACATGACTTTACTATCTAATACTGATAGAGCGGTGAAATGAAAAATTACGGCGTTATTGTTATCGGCGGCGGCTCTGCGGGGCTTAATGTATCGGCGGTCTCGGCGAAATTC
The genomic region above belongs to Deltaproteobacteria bacterium and contains:
- a CDS encoding cysteine hydrolase, with translation MALPNPGMDIDKERTALVLTDPQNDFLSPKGATWEVVGESVKENNTVNNIESLLKTAKDSDLPVFISPHYYYPTDHGWKFEGALEKLMHEINMFDRKDPLNLDDFEGSGADWLERYKPYINDRKTVVVSPHKVYGPESNDLVLQLRKRGIDKVILGGMSANLCVESHMRELLEQGFEVAVVKDATAAAKVPEGDGYQTALINFRFLANTVWTTDEAIENIKNS
- a CDS encoding YifB family Mg chelatase-like AAA ATPase, which gives rise to MIQSHLITGCQGTGKAMLVRRLPSILPDMSFDEALETTKIYSVTGLLPDHSSLFATRPFRSPHHTISDAGLIGGGAIPKPGEVSLAHNGVLFLDELPEFRKNVLEVMRQPLEDGMVTISRATTSITYPANFMLVAAMNPCPCGYHGDPQKECTCSPMQIQKYRARVSGPLLDRIDIHIEVPPVRYKELADEAGGESSSPIKSRVNSAREIQKARFKRSKIHSNSQMSPSMVRKASRPDEKGVRLLETAIDKLGLSARAYDRILKVARTIADLDESETVLSHHISEAIQYRSLDRSIV
- a CDS encoding FAD-binding oxidoreductase, yielding MDTNMTLKQQISGRVVHRSDKDYESIRSAMVWNGLKPDRKPKLIVQAASEQDVIESVNYARENKMKIAVRGGGHSWCGSSLRDGGILLDLSQLKAIEVDPEKRVATVQPVVTNREFARKLAAYDLAFPFGHCPSVPISGYILSGGLGWNSGFWGVACFSLFALDVVTADGKLVTATEDENSDLLWAARGSGPGFFGVATKYYLRVYTLPKAIITSTLMFPLDSFPEIIKWAENIAGILPPYVELTLLFTSPPPPIADRCERVITIVATAFADTTEIASEALAVLANCPIENILIKDLNANTPFDVLFDQMESLWPKGKRYAVDNIWTNAKTLTVLSTLRDQVVKAPSPKSFAFSLILTASRNSPPMPDAAFSMIAPIFIHCSAIWDDTDKDESNIDWLRSTMRAFEPMGVGHYIGEADLTAHTSRSSRSFKQRNWERIEELRKKYDPSGVFHTYL
- a CDS encoding GNAT family N-acetyltransferase, encoding MKIKEENIKTPEIKVNYPEQPLKIDQGDELQLVPATEEFVEELGRICFEAFKSIHDKHSFQRDFPGPEVAVDVIRMFVERDDFYGVVALINGKPAGSNFLSLSDPTAGVGPITVDPECHSKGIGRALMKDVLIYAEKNHIGQIRLLQDSFNVSSLSLYASLGFDVKEAVALMQAVPTGHTSKRVRPAVEDYINDMDELCRKNYKISRRNEIAAAIKFGFSPLIIERDDRITGYLIPGFLGHGVAETEEDALELISEAARLLPPEYAKFFCPLREHNLYRKLLKSRHRAIKVMNLMSFGTYDAPDEVWMPSVLL
- a CDS encoding selenium-binding family protein, encoding MTWKPDPSFYPSPKMAMQAPPEHHGYVVALNYGRNDKPDVLCTVDLNPDSSTYSQIINTLEMPYAGDELHHFGWNACSSALCPYAPHPHLERRYLIAPGLRSSRIYIIDTKPDPIRPQISKIIEPEEVFARSGYSRLHTVHCGPDAIYVNALTSANGNEGPGGIFMLDHFNFNVLGPWEIDRGSQDLAYDFWWHISQDTMITSEWGKPSQFENGLVPEDIINSKYGRNLHFWDLRKRKKIQTIDLGKEHQLVFELRPAHDPTKTHGFVGVVLSLKDLSSSIWVWYKDGDKWAAKKVIEIPAEAADPEDLPPALKDFKAVPPLVTDIDLSLDDKFLYVSCWGTGEMHQYDVTDHFNPKLTGKVQVGGIVRRTEHPKSNGPLLGGPQMVEISRDGRRVYFTNSLYSTIDDQFYPDKLGGWMVKLNTDPNGGISLDKDFFIDFGETRSHQIRLEGGDASTDSFCYPS